From a region of the Roseivirga sp. 4D4 genome:
- a CDS encoding TonB-dependent receptor domain-containing protein, whose protein sequence is MRFIYCLFFGLITSVLVAQDINTLRITERFDDVALAKVIRTLRNKYDIKIAYDDALITGVIIDGAYTGLTLTNFLDNILKDKGIDYQILNGKIILIPKQVNLDISTPSLFDLTVFGSVQDATTGESLPNALVRVRGESRGTVTNKDGYFVLPQVPNDTSTIEISYLGYKKAEIKLIPGNTRKTLEILMEESIVELSDFVVVENQRKTVRYGDEISQMTIDPRNLAALPSLGEFDVFRSLQLLPGIGGTNETSSALTIRNSPSTHNLVLFDGFNIYRLDHFFGVYSAINSDAIRDIQIYKGGFGAKYGGRIAGVVDMTGNTGSFKEPSYSLGVNLLSARFSVNTPLNGGRGALHISARRAYTDIIRSKLFENLYRNFREESNDIEGINADDVLRPNFNFYDINAKATYNISNRDVMSLTLYNGQDNLDSNFEAIERGPNNNIRSIQEVEENANWGNTGIGLIWSRKWDRNFNSSFQFAYSDHFYKYSYSDTTRDGTGTARRFNNLDRRNDVEDYQFNIRNELFLGKRHRLDFGTNYSDLNVNSQLMINDRSRLTGRLFNGSGSIFSIYASDKFYITPKLLLNPGLRYNISSLSDESFLSNRLGIIYQVTPEFELKVSAGNYYQIIREQNFDDPFTNAQDGWILADQEATGPGNQFSVLESDHWIAGFQYEKNSLTVDVEFYKKTVSGLSENIVSYVVNPITNIRRAQIMDALGTSDIVGIDFLVQKEVGPYQGWISYTRSKATNQFDVINAGAEIPSREDQRNELKLVNILELPEWNFAATWTYGSGKPFFEPEINFFRNNLNEVVNFEVINTNKAVTRLPAYHRLDISVARKFENEYMKGELGLSILNVYNRLNIQSRRLNREALETFIDQNPGGPVPTDLYRDIALLDLTPSIFLNLYF, encoded by the coding sequence GATGTAGCACTGGCCAAAGTAATCCGTACCCTCAGAAACAAGTATGACATTAAGATTGCCTATGATGATGCCTTAATCACAGGTGTTATCATTGACGGGGCTTACACGGGGCTTACACTGACCAACTTTCTCGATAATATCCTCAAAGACAAGGGAATAGATTACCAAATACTTAACGGGAAAATCATTTTAATACCCAAACAAGTCAACCTGGACATCTCAACACCAAGCCTATTCGATCTGACAGTTTTTGGCTCTGTTCAAGATGCTACCACAGGTGAAAGTTTACCCAATGCCCTTGTCCGTGTTAGAGGTGAATCTAGAGGTACAGTCACCAATAAAGACGGCTATTTTGTGCTTCCACAGGTACCCAATGACACGAGCACTATAGAAATCTCTTACTTGGGCTATAAGAAAGCAGAAATCAAACTTATTCCTGGTAATACAAGGAAAACACTGGAGATTTTAATGGAAGAAAGCATCGTTGAGTTATCGGACTTTGTGGTGGTAGAAAACCAAAGAAAGACCGTTCGCTACGGAGATGAAATCTCCCAAATGACCATTGACCCTCGTAACCTGGCAGCCCTGCCCAGTCTTGGTGAGTTTGATGTATTCCGATCACTTCAACTTTTACCGGGAATAGGAGGCACCAATGAGACTTCCTCGGCCCTTACGATCAGGAATAGCCCTTCTACTCATAATCTGGTACTTTTTGATGGTTTCAATATTTATCGACTGGATCACTTCTTTGGGGTTTATAGTGCGATCAATTCAGATGCCATTCGTGATATTCAGATCTACAAAGGTGGCTTTGGAGCCAAGTATGGAGGCAGAATAGCTGGTGTGGTTGATATGACGGGTAATACCGGAAGTTTTAAGGAACCGAGTTACTCTCTTGGGGTGAATTTACTCAGTGCCCGATTTAGTGTGAACACTCCACTGAACGGAGGAAGAGGTGCGCTACATATCAGTGCCAGAAGAGCCTATACTGACATTATTCGAAGCAAACTCTTCGAAAATCTGTACAGAAACTTTCGAGAAGAATCCAATGATATTGAAGGCATTAATGCCGATGATGTATTAAGGCCCAATTTCAATTTCTATGATATCAATGCCAAAGCAACCTATAACATTTCCAATCGCGATGTGATGAGTCTAACGCTCTACAATGGGCAAGACAATCTGGATTCCAACTTCGAAGCGATCGAGCGAGGACCAAACAACAATATTCGAAGCATTCAAGAAGTAGAAGAAAATGCCAACTGGGGCAATACAGGTATCGGTCTTATTTGGTCCAGAAAGTGGGACAGAAACTTCAATTCAAGCTTTCAATTCGCCTACTCAGATCATTTCTATAAATACAGTTATTCAGACACTACCCGTGATGGAACGGGCACAGCCAGACGATTTAACAACCTAGATAGGAGAAACGATGTGGAGGACTATCAATTCAACATTCGGAATGAATTGTTTCTCGGCAAAAGGCATCGTCTGGACTTTGGCACCAATTATTCTGATCTAAATGTGAATAGCCAGTTGATGATCAACGATCGAAGCAGATTGACGGGAAGACTCTTCAACGGTTCAGGTTCCATTTTTTCTATCTACGCATCAGACAAATTCTACATCACTCCTAAACTGTTGCTTAACCCAGGGCTCAGATACAATATCTCCAGTCTTTCAGATGAGAGCTTCCTTTCCAACCGTTTAGGCATCATTTATCAAGTCACTCCCGAATTTGAGCTCAAGGTCTCAGCAGGTAATTACTATCAAATCATTCGTGAGCAGAATTTTGACGACCCATTTACCAATGCTCAAGATGGTTGGATACTCGCAGACCAGGAAGCTACTGGGCCTGGGAACCAGTTTTCGGTCTTAGAATCTGATCATTGGATTGCTGGTTTTCAATATGAGAAAAACAGCCTGACAGTCGATGTTGAATTCTATAAGAAGACTGTGTCAGGCCTCTCCGAAAACATTGTCTCTTATGTGGTAAACCCAATTACAAATATCAGGCGTGCCCAGATTATGGATGCCTTAGGCACCAGTGACATAGTGGGGATAGATTTCTTAGTTCAAAAAGAGGTTGGTCCTTATCAGGGATGGATATCTTACACTCGAAGCAAGGCAACGAACCAATTTGATGTGATCAATGCCGGGGCCGAAATACCTTCAAGAGAAGATCAGCGTAACGAATTAAAGCTTGTTAACATTCTTGAACTACCGGAGTGGAACTTTGCTGCTACTTGGACATATGGCAGCGGCAAGCCATTTTTCGAACCGGAAATTAACTTCTTTAGAAACAACTTGAATGAGGTAGTGAACTTTGAAGTAATCAACACGAATAAGGCTGTAACCCGATTACCAGCTTACCATAGACTTGACATTTCGGTAGCCAGAAAGTTCGAAAATGAATACATGAAAGGTGAACTCGGTTTGTCTATTTTAAATGTTTATAATCGACTGAATATTCAAAGTAGAAGACTCAATCGAGAAGCTTTGGAAACTTTCATTGATCAGAACCCGGGTGGTCCCGTACCGACCGACTTGTACCGAGATATTGCACTCCTGGATTTAACCCCTTCAATTTTCCTAAATCTTTATTTCTAA
- a CDS encoding FecR family protein: MQEKGHNRHWEQDWLEGKISSTEAKSNASDPDSFDVLSKYIEKASNLKAPEKTSKADAWKHIEARISESPKAKVISINRRYWLTGVAASFILIVSAFFLFDGAFEGRVNVNTELAEVQTIYLPDSSVVYLNAETEISYSKKGWETNRVLMLSGEAFFEVKRGSNFTVNTPNGKVEVLGTSFNVRSRAADFEVSCKTGKVRVTEFLSETQQILTPGLKTKIKSGELIEPLELNISNVDLWRSGEYFLESTSIKEGFEELERIFDIEIVQELSESELSRVGTWDFDKNNLSESIQSISQTMGFNFEIADNKVIIKQR; the protein is encoded by the coding sequence ATGCAGGAAAAAGGGCACAATAGACACTGGGAACAGGATTGGCTAGAGGGTAAAATATCTAGTACCGAAGCAAAATCGAATGCTTCGGACCCAGATTCTTTTGATGTGCTCAGCAAATACATTGAGAAGGCATCTAATTTGAAGGCTCCAGAAAAGACTTCAAAAGCAGATGCTTGGAAGCATATTGAGGCTAGAATTTCCGAATCACCTAAAGCGAAAGTAATATCAATCAATAGAAGATATTGGTTGACAGGAGTAGCGGCCTCTTTCATCTTAATTGTCAGTGCATTTTTCTTGTTTGATGGAGCCTTTGAAGGCCGAGTGAATGTTAATACTGAGCTTGCAGAAGTTCAGACCATTTATTTACCTGATAGCTCCGTTGTCTATTTAAATGCTGAGACAGAGATTTCATATTCGAAAAAGGGCTGGGAAACTAATCGCGTGTTAATGTTGAGTGGAGAAGCCTTTTTCGAAGTGAAACGCGGAAGCAACTTTACGGTCAATACGCCTAATGGTAAAGTTGAGGTCTTAGGAACAAGCTTTAACGTACGTTCCAGAGCAGCAGACTTTGAAGTGTCTTGTAAGACGGGTAAGGTCAGAGTAACTGAATTTCTCTCAGAAACTCAGCAAATACTAACACCAGGCCTCAAGACTAAAATTAAAAGCGGTGAATTGATTGAACCACTCGAACTGAATATATCAAATGTAGACCTTTGGAGATCGGGGGAATACTTCTTGGAGAGTACCTCCATTAAAGAAGGCTTTGAAGAACTTGAGAGAATTTTTGATATCGAGATTGTTCAGGAACTATCCGAGTCAGAACTCAGTAGAGTCGGTACTTGGGACTTTGATAAAAACAATCTCTCAGAATCTATCCAATCGATATCCCAGACGATGGGATTCAATTTTGAGATAGCGGACAACAAAGTGATTATCAAACAGAGATAA
- a CDS encoding UDP-N-acetylmuramoyl-tripeptide--D-alanyl-D-alanine ligase: MIEQLYQLYLKSTGVSTDTRSIKEGNIWFALKGPNFNAHRFADQALEKGASVVVIDDAHFAKDDRYFVVEDGLEALQKLGRHHRNQFDIPFIGITGSNGKTTTKELMRDVLSQKYKVHATQGNFNNHIGVPLTLLQIDESIEIAIIEMGANKVGDIAELCGIADPTHGLITNIGKAHLEGFGGVEGVIRGKSELYHHLIQKEGVIFVNSQSDVLSNIAKRRMKSPYYYPAKGDYLHLELLESQPTLRLRTDEGLESQTHLTGAYNFENIGAALCVGKYFEVNHEQALKAVSDYDPDNNRSQIMKKGSNIILLDAYNANPSSMLASLKHFAGGEEGYKVAILGDMFELGDDAPKEHEAIGKLTADLDLDEVHLCGELMEYGKLGNPKAHYWKDKDTLKSHLEKNPLANASIIIKGSRGMSLETLLETLG; encoded by the coding sequence ATGATCGAGCAGCTATATCAACTTTATTTAAAAAGTACTGGGGTTTCGACTGACACCAGATCGATAAAAGAGGGAAATATTTGGTTTGCCCTGAAAGGGCCAAACTTTAATGCCCATCGATTTGCTGATCAAGCCCTTGAAAAGGGAGCTAGTGTTGTCGTGATCGATGATGCTCATTTTGCCAAGGACGATCGCTATTTTGTAGTTGAAGATGGTCTAGAGGCATTACAAAAGCTAGGTAGACATCATCGTAATCAGTTTGATATACCTTTTATTGGCATCACGGGCTCCAATGGAAAGACTACTACTAAGGAGTTGATGCGGGATGTGCTTTCGCAAAAGTATAAAGTGCATGCTACGCAGGGGAACTTTAACAATCATATTGGGGTACCCTTAACCTTACTCCAAATCGATGAAAGTATTGAGATCGCCATTATTGAAATGGGTGCTAACAAGGTGGGTGATATAGCCGAGCTATGTGGTATTGCGGACCCTACACATGGGCTGATCACGAACATTGGCAAGGCTCACCTGGAGGGTTTCGGTGGAGTAGAGGGAGTGATAAGAGGGAAGTCCGAATTGTATCATCATTTGATCCAGAAAGAGGGGGTGATTTTTGTGAATTCTCAAAGTGATGTTTTATCCAACATTGCAAAGAGAAGAATGAAGTCTCCTTATTATTATCCCGCTAAAGGTGACTACTTACACCTAGAACTTCTGGAAAGCCAGCCAACACTCAGACTCAGGACCGATGAGGGTCTTGAAAGTCAGACACACCTTACTGGCGCCTATAATTTTGAGAATATTGGGGCGGCACTTTGTGTAGGCAAGTATTTTGAAGTGAACCATGAGCAGGCCTTAAAAGCTGTTTCTGATTATGATCCGGATAATAATCGATCACAGATCATGAAGAAAGGAAGTAATATCATTTTGCTCGATGCCTATAATGCCAACCCATCTTCAATGTTGGCTTCATTGAAACATTTTGCAGGGGGAGAGGAAGGATACAAAGTGGCTATTCTGGGTGATATGTTTGAGCTCGGTGATGATGCACCTAAAGAGCATGAAGCCATAGGAAAACTGACAGCAGATCTTGATTTAGATGAAGTTCATCTTTGTGGAGAGTTGATGGAGTATGGGAAATTGGGCAATCCAAAAGCGCATTATTGGAAAGACAAGGATACATTGAAATCTCATTTAGAGAAGAATCCTTTAGCGAATGCCTCTATAATCATCAAGGGGTCCAGAGGTATGAGTCTTGAGACACTTTTGGAAACATTAGGATAA
- a CDS encoding FG-GAP-like repeat-containing protein codes for MRSILFLIILSLPFSLKGQFEFRYKTDVPFSNQGNPLTRAWEGGLNAAQFQTMDLNDDGTQDLVVYNRISRDINTYLNVNNQYVWAPEFAYLFPDDVIHWLILKDYDCDGQKDLFTSTALGIKVYRNASAGGNLTWEVAQPFLRFDAGTNIQVSPNDLPGIADINGDGALDILTYRFGTSTTVDYFQNTGTCGSLEFARVERQWGGFTECDCDSFSFGGVPCPTLSAKSGVNGGEAILHAGGKTLLPFDADNDGDMDLISSDEFCESLYFLENTGDNLNAQMTSLSSFPINNPAGFKIFPGAFLEDINFDGLMDLIISTNADENIGNEIDLRDNVKVYTNTGSSTIPVFDQPSTSFFQNDMIDLGENAFPAFNDMDGDGDLDLIIGNKGFLNGLDIAGTLSFVDNTGNRFAPSFNLTNGDYQGLENLNYQNIKPQFTDADNDGDNDLFYQVTLSNNETRIYLQEINEGNLTPAVELPIATNFDDNPFFYDIDDDGDLDLLLGKQLGSLSLFINEGNFSFAAEITNFGGITNDFQALNLWPHVADLNADGEDELITLSASGVMNIYEGPINRNFVGGDPQTEVLSINNLPFTTQFGRQNSLTSADIFNTGRPALIIGSGKGGLFLLENISNGSGGSGNEIQISLSPNPTDDRMTILTNTDGFAEIYDITGRKKHFNINIQSGVSKVLNLGRLPVGLYILRIVNNQSKSATRKILVYR; via the coding sequence ATGAGATCAATCCTTTTTCTTATCATTCTAAGCCTCCCTTTCTCCTTAAAAGGGCAGTTTGAATTTAGATATAAAACGGATGTCCCTTTTTCAAATCAAGGTAATCCACTGACCAGAGCTTGGGAAGGAGGCCTCAACGCTGCCCAGTTTCAAACCATGGATTTGAATGATGATGGCACGCAAGACCTGGTAGTTTACAATAGGATTTCACGTGATATCAACACCTATTTAAATGTCAATAACCAGTACGTTTGGGCGCCTGAGTTTGCTTATCTCTTTCCAGATGATGTCATACATTGGCTCATTTTGAAGGACTATGACTGCGATGGACAGAAAGATCTTTTTACCAGCACGGCTCTAGGAATAAAGGTTTATCGTAATGCCAGTGCTGGGGGAAATTTAACTTGGGAAGTCGCTCAACCCTTTTTGAGGTTCGATGCAGGCACCAATATTCAGGTGAGTCCCAATGACCTACCAGGAATTGCAGATATCAATGGGGATGGCGCCCTGGATATCCTCACCTATCGCTTTGGAACTTCCACTACGGTTGACTACTTCCAAAACACAGGCACATGTGGCTCACTGGAGTTTGCACGTGTGGAAAGACAATGGGGTGGGTTTACCGAATGCGACTGCGATAGTTTTTCTTTTGGCGGAGTGCCATGCCCAACACTTTCGGCAAAGTCAGGAGTCAATGGTGGAGAGGCAATTCTTCATGCCGGAGGAAAGACACTACTACCCTTCGATGCCGATAATGATGGGGACATGGACCTTATCAGCTCAGATGAATTTTGTGAATCTCTTTACTTCCTTGAGAATACTGGTGATAACCTCAATGCTCAAATGACATCGCTGTCAAGCTTCCCCATCAACAATCCTGCAGGTTTCAAGATTTTTCCTGGTGCCTTTCTGGAAGACATCAACTTTGATGGGTTAATGGACTTAATTATTTCTACCAATGCAGATGAGAACATTGGTAATGAAATCGATCTTAGAGATAACGTCAAGGTTTACACTAACACCGGAAGTTCAACCATACCCGTCTTCGATCAGCCTTCTACTTCTTTCTTCCAGAATGATATGATCGACCTGGGTGAAAATGCCTTCCCAGCCTTTAATGACATGGATGGGGACGGTGATCTTGATCTGATTATTGGCAACAAGGGTTTTCTAAACGGCCTTGATATTGCGGGAACACTTTCTTTTGTAGATAATACGGGTAACCGTTTCGCACCGTCCTTTAACTTGACAAACGGTGACTACCAAGGTCTGGAAAACCTCAACTATCAGAATATCAAACCCCAGTTCACAGATGCTGATAATGACGGAGATAATGACCTCTTCTATCAGGTAACGCTCAGCAACAATGAAACGCGAATCTACCTCCAAGAAATAAATGAGGGTAATTTGACACCAGCTGTTGAACTACCCATTGCCACCAACTTCGATGACAACCCTTTCTTTTATGATATTGATGATGATGGAGACCTTGATCTATTGCTGGGCAAACAACTCGGTAGCTTATCACTGTTCATCAATGAGGGCAACTTCAGTTTTGCAGCTGAAATCACAAATTTTGGTGGCATAACAAATGACTTTCAAGCGCTAAACTTATGGCCACATGTGGCTGACCTAAATGCTGATGGTGAAGACGAACTGATCACGCTAAGCGCTTCGGGTGTCATGAATATTTACGAAGGACCGATTAATCGGAACTTTGTAGGAGGCGATCCTCAAACAGAAGTACTCAGCATCAATAACCTTCCATTTACAACTCAATTCGGAAGACAAAACAGCCTTACAAGTGCCGATATCTTCAATACCGGTAGACCAGCATTGATCATCGGAAGCGGAAAAGGAGGCCTCTTCCTGCTTGAAAATATAAGCAATGGTAGCGGTGGCAGTGGTAATGAAATTCAAATCTCACTTTCACCAAACCCAACAGACGACCGTATGACCATACTAACCAACACCGATGGTTTCGCGGAGATCTATGACATCACCGGTCGCAAGAAACATTTCAATATCAATATCCAAAGCGGGGTGAGTAAAGTCTTGAACCTTGGCAGGCTACCTGTTGGTTTGTACATTCTAAGGATTGTCAATAACCAGAGTAAATCGGCAACTCGCAAAATTCTCGTGTATCGATGA
- a CDS encoding amidohydrolase: MQDLKLALIQSDIYWHQIDANLAMFEEKIWQITEPTDIIVLPEMFQTGFTMEHEGLSEPMNLTSFKWMKQMAAQKEAVVTGSYIVKEGGKTFNRLVWMQPDGQYKTYDKRHLFRMANEHSHFAEGVDRLVVEWRGWKICPLICYDLRFPVWSRNVNLEYDLLLYVANWPAVRVNAWDTLLKARAMENVAYTVGLNRVGKDGKEIEYNGHTGAYSPKGETLAFSEEEEIVNLTLSRSSLDDFREKFPAHLDADQFRIE; this comes from the coding sequence ATGCAAGATCTAAAACTAGCGCTGATTCAATCGGATATTTATTGGCATCAAATTGATGCAAACCTTGCCATGTTCGAGGAGAAGATCTGGCAGATCACCGAGCCTACGGACATCATCGTGCTCCCCGAAATGTTCCAGACGGGTTTTACGATGGAGCATGAAGGCCTGAGCGAGCCCATGAACCTTACCAGCTTCAAGTGGATGAAGCAGATGGCCGCTCAAAAGGAGGCTGTCGTTACTGGATCATACATCGTCAAAGAAGGAGGGAAGACTTTCAATCGTCTGGTTTGGATGCAACCAGATGGTCAGTATAAAACTTACGACAAGCGCCACCTTTTTAGAATGGCGAATGAGCATAGCCACTTTGCAGAAGGGGTCGATCGATTGGTAGTGGAATGGAGAGGATGGAAAATATGCCCTTTGATTTGCTATGATCTACGATTCCCAGTTTGGTCTCGTAATGTTAACCTGGAATACGATCTACTGCTTTATGTAGCGAATTGGCCAGCCGTGAGAGTAAACGCCTGGGATACGCTGTTAAAGGCCCGTGCTATGGAAAATGTGGCTTACACTGTTGGGTTGAATCGTGTGGGAAAGGACGGTAAGGAGATTGAGTATAATGGTCATACGGGTGCCTATTCTCCAAAGGGTGAAACGCTGGCCTTTTCCGAAGAGGAGGAGATTGTCAATCTGACTTTGAGCAGATCTAGCTTGGACGATTTTCGAGAGAAGTTTCCAGCACACCTAGATGCTGATCAATTCAGGATTGAGTAG
- a CDS encoding methionine aminotransferase, translated as MQIESKLPDVGVTIFTKMSKMANEYGAINLAQGFPDFPVSPKLIDRVHHYMQQGMNQYAPMPGVPILREAIATKTEHCYGWKPNIDSEITVTCGAIEAINSAVTALIHTGDEVIIMDPAYDAYEPIINLQGAKAIGVPLRQPDYSIDWSAVSEQITEKTRMIMINSPHNPSGATISAHDLEALERITSGTGIMVLSDEVYEHIVFDGEAHQSVLRSEALRARSIVTSSFGKTFHATGWRMGYLIAPSTLMTEIRKVHQYNTFTIHTATQYSIADYLKKPDHYESVAPMYQKKRDFFLKVMDSSRFKPVPSQGTYFQLMDYSAISDKGDVAFSEWMTKEVGVATIPMSVFYQDKQDNKVLRFCFAKNEETLEAAAEKLCEL; from the coding sequence ATGCAAATAGAATCGAAACTGCCTGATGTTGGTGTTACCATTTTCACCAAAATGTCGAAAATGGCCAATGAATATGGAGCCATTAATCTAGCCCAGGGCTTTCCTGATTTTCCAGTATCTCCTAAGTTAATTGATCGAGTGCATCATTATATGCAACAGGGTATGAATCAATATGCTCCCATGCCGGGTGTGCCGATCTTAAGGGAGGCGATTGCCACCAAAACGGAGCATTGTTATGGCTGGAAACCCAATATAGATTCGGAAATAACCGTTACCTGCGGGGCTATTGAGGCGATCAATAGTGCCGTCACAGCACTTATCCATACCGGGGATGAAGTGATCATAATGGACCCTGCTTATGATGCATATGAGCCAATCATCAATCTTCAGGGAGCAAAGGCGATTGGTGTTCCTTTAAGACAACCGGACTACAGCATTGACTGGTCGGCTGTGAGTGAGCAAATCACCGAGAAGACCAGAATGATCATGATCAACTCCCCTCATAATCCGAGCGGAGCGACTATCTCTGCGCATGACCTTGAAGCATTGGAGCGGATTACATCAGGAACAGGAATCATGGTTTTATCGGATGAGGTGTATGAACATATTGTATTTGATGGGGAGGCTCATCAATCCGTACTTAGATCGGAGGCATTAAGAGCTCGGAGTATTGTTACCTCATCTTTTGGGAAGACTTTTCATGCCACAGGTTGGCGCATGGGTTATTTGATTGCTCCGTCCACACTCATGACTGAAATTAGAAAGGTACACCAGTACAATACTTTCACGATTCATACGGCCACTCAATATTCAATTGCTGATTACTTAAAAAAGCCGGATCACTACGAATCAGTAGCCCCGATGTATCAGAAAAAGCGGGACTTCTTTCTGAAGGTGATGGATAGCTCACGATTTAAGCCTGTTCCATCACAAGGCACTTACTTTCAGTTGATGGATTATAGTGCGATAAGCGATAAGGGCGATGTGGCCTTTTCAGAATGGATGACCAAGGAGGTGGGAGTGGCTACGATTCCGATGTCCGTATTCTATCAGGATAAGCAAGATAATAAGGTGCTTCGTTTTTGCTTTGCTAAAAATGAGGAGACCTTGGAGGCTGCTGCTGAGAAACTTTGTGAGCTTTAA